A genome region from Mycobacterium florentinum includes the following:
- a CDS encoding cytochrome P450, with product MVTGADPVPAPPYADGTGLPWDVPVTDAVAAIAAARARHGDTFAVHSGDDRYLFTFSPTGVESFYALPEETASKGVADYLMLRRKLPDDIFAGRRTLPNMLFRRGDVANYLINLDRALEQTALELGSAGSVDVFDLMRRLGHRMGLASWAGPGSTDGDTFERLVRAFDTLDGSDAFVHPDRMAAVAASDKRAERAALDEIADAIGDAVRGFDDGDTRDHDLFGRIVAAWSTEAQPSRLHGIAFDVALIHIASMSNLAAALGWALVDLLEHPTQQQRVRLGDNAFTQSCALESTRIAQRSIMSRSVLAPVSLDTGAITYQVPPGWTIATLLPLLNTSAAPGLAHWDPDRWTRHHLTEKDALPSPMLVTAFGHGRHSCPAQPFSLSAMTAALTHLVREYEMTPRWTSHPQPVGAQIGGVARAAGPCPVDYVSRCS from the coding sequence ATGGTGACCGGCGCCGACCCGGTGCCCGCACCGCCCTACGCCGACGGCACCGGTCTGCCGTGGGACGTCCCCGTCACCGACGCCGTCGCGGCGATCGCCGCCGCCCGCGCCCGACACGGCGACACGTTCGCCGTACACAGCGGCGACGATCGCTATCTGTTCACGTTCTCGCCCACCGGCGTCGAGTCGTTCTACGCGCTGCCCGAGGAGACCGCGAGCAAGGGCGTCGCCGACTACCTGATGCTGCGGCGCAAGCTGCCCGACGACATCTTTGCCGGCCGGCGCACCCTGCCGAACATGCTGTTTCGCCGCGGCGACGTGGCCAATTATCTGATCAACCTGGACCGGGCGCTCGAACAGACCGCGCTCGAGCTGGGCTCGGCGGGGTCGGTCGATGTGTTCGACCTGATGCGACGGCTCGGCCACCGGATGGGGCTGGCGTCGTGGGCCGGTCCCGGGTCGACCGACGGCGACACCTTCGAACGTCTGGTGCGCGCGTTCGACACCCTGGACGGCTCCGACGCGTTTGTCCACCCCGATCGGATGGCCGCGGTGGCGGCATCGGACAAGCGCGCCGAGCGGGCCGCGCTCGACGAGATCGCCGACGCCATCGGCGACGCGGTGCGCGGATTCGACGACGGCGACACCCGCGACCATGACCTCTTCGGCCGGATCGTGGCCGCCTGGTCGACGGAGGCGCAGCCGTCCCGGCTGCACGGGATCGCGTTCGACGTCGCGCTGATCCACATCGCATCCATGTCGAACCTGGCCGCCGCGTTGGGCTGGGCATTGGTCGACCTGCTCGAGCACCCGACCCAGCAGCAGCGAGTTCGTTTGGGCGACAATGCCTTTACCCAGAGTTGTGCGCTGGAGTCGACGCGCATCGCGCAACGCTCGATCATGTCGCGCAGCGTGCTGGCGCCGGTCTCGCTGGACACCGGCGCGATCACCTATCAGGTACCGCCGGGCTGGACCATAGCCACCCTGCTGCCGCTGCTCAACACCTCGGCGGCGCCGGGGCTGGCGCACTGGGATCCCGATCGATGGACCCGCCACCACCTGACCGAAAAGGACGCACTACCGTCGCCGATGCTGGTGACGGCGTTCGGACACGGCAGACATTCGTGCCCGGCCCAGCCGTTCTCGCTGTCGGCCATGACGGCGGCCCTGACTCACCTCGTGCGTGAGTACGAGATGACGCCACGGTGGACGTCGCATCCGCAACCCGTCGGAGCGCAGATCGGCGGTGTGGCGCGGGCGGCCGGGCCGTGTCCGGTCGACTACGTCAGCCGCTGTTCCTGA
- the ppc gene encoding phosphoenolpyruvate carboxylase, giving the protein MVEVSEHVSEAALAPIGAVQRTRLGREATEPMRADIRMLGTILGDTVREQSGDEVFDLVERARVESFRVRRSEIDRAEISHMFDGIDIHLAIPIIRAFSHFALLANVAEDIHRERRRHVHVDAGEPPQDSSLAATYAKLDSAELDSATVAAALKGALVSPVITAHPTETRRRTVFVAQHRITELMRLHAEGHRETSDGRSIERELRRQVLTLWQTALIRLHRLQITDEIDVGLRYYQAALFEVIPQVNAEVRDALRARWPNAELLCAPILQPGSWIGGDRDGNPNVTAAVVRRATSSAAFTALAHYLSELTDLEQELSMSARLISVTTELAELERSCPEQARADEPYRRAVRVIRGRLSATAAQILDDEPQQLLDLGLEPYATPDELRADLDIVDVSLRTHGSALLAEDRLGLLREGVHVFGFHLSGLDMRQNSDVHEEVVGELLAWAGVHPDYRSLPEDQRVELLADELTTRRPLLSDRARLSELAHKELSVVEAAAHAVKRYGPAAVPNYVISMCQSVSDVLEAALLLKETGLLDVSGPEPYCPVGISPLFETIDDLHNGASILHAMLELPIYRAVVAARGDSQEVMLGYSDSNKDGGYLTANWAVYRAELALAEVARKTGIRLRLFHGRGGTVGRGGGPSYQAILAQPPGAVNGSLRLTEQGEVIAAKYAEPLLAQRNLESLVAATLESTLLDMEGLGDAAEPAYAVLEEIASLARDAYSELVHETPGFVEYFKASTPVSEIGSLNIGSRPASRKPTESIADLRAIPWVLAWSQSRVMLPGWYGTGSAFEQWIAAGDEQERVAVLRELYRRWPFFRGVLSNMAQVLAKSDLGLAARYAELVADESLRHRVFDKIADEHQRTIAMHKLITGQDDLLADNAALARSVFNRFPYLEPLNHLQVELLRRYRSGDDDELVQRGILLTMNGLASALRNSG; this is encoded by the coding sequence ATGGTTGAGGTCTCCGAGCACGTTTCCGAAGCCGCGCTGGCGCCGATCGGTGCCGTGCAGCGGACCCGGCTCGGTCGCGAGGCGACCGAGCCGATGCGCGCCGACATCAGGATGCTCGGCACCATCCTCGGCGACACCGTGCGCGAACAGAGCGGTGACGAGGTATTCGACTTGGTCGAACGCGCCCGCGTGGAATCCTTTCGGGTGCGTCGCTCGGAGATCGATCGGGCCGAGATCTCACACATGTTCGACGGCATCGACATTCATCTGGCGATCCCCATCATCCGGGCGTTCAGCCATTTCGCGCTGCTGGCCAACGTCGCCGAAGACATCCACCGCGAGCGCCGGCGCCATGTCCACGTCGACGCCGGGGAACCCCCGCAAGACAGCAGCCTGGCCGCCACCTACGCGAAACTGGATTCCGCGGAACTGGATTCGGCCACCGTGGCCGCGGCACTCAAGGGCGCGCTGGTTTCCCCGGTAATCACCGCCCACCCCACCGAGACCCGCCGGCGCACCGTGTTCGTCGCCCAGCACCGGATCACCGAACTGATGCGATTGCACGCCGAGGGCCACCGGGAGACCAGCGACGGCCGCAGCATCGAGCGCGAACTGCGCCGTCAGGTGCTCACGCTGTGGCAGACCGCGCTGATCCGGCTGCACCGGCTGCAGATCACCGACGAAATCGACGTCGGCCTGCGGTACTACCAGGCCGCGCTGTTCGAGGTGATCCCGCAGGTCAACGCCGAGGTCCGCGACGCGCTGCGCGCTCGCTGGCCCAATGCCGAGTTGCTTTGCGCGCCGATCCTGCAGCCGGGCTCGTGGATCGGCGGCGACCGCGACGGCAACCCGAACGTGACCGCCGCGGTGGTGCGGCGGGCCACCAGCAGCGCCGCGTTCACCGCGCTGGCGCATTACCTGTCCGAGCTCACCGATCTCGAGCAGGAGCTCTCGATGTCGGCGCGATTGATCAGTGTCACAACCGAGTTGGCGGAGCTGGAGCGCAGCTGCCCGGAACAGGCCAGGGCCGACGAGCCGTACCGGCGGGCGGTGCGGGTGATTCGCGGCCGGCTCAGCGCGACGGCCGCCCAGATCCTCGACGACGAACCGCAGCAGCTGCTCGACCTGGGCTTGGAACCGTATGCCACGCCGGACGAACTGCGGGCCGATCTCGACATCGTCGACGTCTCGTTGCGCACCCACGGCAGCGCGCTGCTGGCCGAGGATCGGCTGGGGTTGTTACGAGAAGGCGTGCACGTCTTCGGATTTCACCTCAGCGGCCTGGACATGCGGCAAAACTCCGACGTGCACGAGGAAGTGGTCGGCGAGCTGCTGGCCTGGGCCGGGGTGCATCCCGACTATCGTTCGCTGCCCGAAGACCAGCGCGTCGAACTCTTGGCCGACGAGCTGACCACCCGGCGCCCGCTGCTCAGCGACCGCGCCCGGTTATCGGAGCTGGCCCATAAGGAATTGAGCGTGGTCGAGGCGGCCGCGCACGCCGTCAAGCGCTACGGTCCGGCGGCGGTGCCCAACTACGTCATCTCGATGTGCCAGTCCGTCTCGGACGTCCTCGAGGCCGCGCTGCTGCTCAAGGAAACCGGACTGCTGGACGTCTCCGGGCCCGAACCCTATTGTCCGGTCGGCATTTCCCCGCTGTTCGAGACGATCGACGATCTGCACAACGGGGCCTCGATTCTGCACGCGATGCTAGAGCTCCCGATCTATCGAGCGGTGGTGGCCGCCCGCGGCGACAGCCAGGAGGTGATGCTCGGCTACTCCGATTCCAACAAGGACGGCGGCTATCTGACCGCCAACTGGGCGGTCTACCGGGCCGAGCTGGCGCTGGCCGAGGTGGCCCGCAAGACCGGAATTCGGTTGCGGCTCTTCCATGGCCGCGGCGGTACCGTCGGCCGCGGCGGCGGCCCCAGCTATCAGGCGATCCTCGCGCAGCCGCCCGGCGCCGTGAACGGCTCGCTGCGCCTGACCGAGCAGGGCGAGGTGATCGCGGCCAAGTACGCCGAACCGCTGCTGGCGCAACGGAATCTGGAAAGCCTGGTGGCGGCCACGCTGGAGTCGACGCTGCTGGACATGGAGGGCCTGGGCGACGCGGCCGAGCCGGCCTACGCGGTGCTCGAAGAGATCGCGTCGCTGGCACGCGACGCATACTCCGAATTAGTGCACGAGACACCGGGTTTCGTCGAGTACTTCAAGGCCTCCACGCCGGTCAGCGAGATCGGGTCGCTGAACATCGGCAGCCGTCCGGCGTCGCGCAAGCCCACCGAGTCGATCGCCGACCTGCGCGCCATCCCGTGGGTGCTGGCCTGGAGCCAGTCGCGGGTCATGCTGCCCGGGTGGTACGGCACCGGGTCGGCATTCGAGCAGTGGATCGCCGCCGGCGACGAACAGGAGCGGGTCGCGGTCCTGCGCGAACTGTACCGGCGGTGGCCGTTCTTCCGCGGCGTGCTGTCCAACATGGCGCAGGTGCTGGCCAAGAGTGACCTGGGCCTGGCGGCGCGGTACGCGGAATTGGTCGCCGATGAATCGTTGCGGCACAGGGTGTTCGACAAGATCGCCGACGAGCACCAGCGCACGATCGCGATGCACAAGCTGATCACCGGTCAGGATGACCTGCTGGCCGACAACGCGGCGCTGGCGCGTTCGGTGTTCAACCGCTTCCCCTACCTGGAGCCGCTGAATCATCTTCAGGTGGAGTTGCTGCGGCGCTACCGCTCGGGCGACGACGACGAACTGGTGCAGCGGGGGATTCTGCTGACGATGAACGGGCTGGCCAGCGCGCTCAGGAACAGCGGCTGA
- the tpiA gene encoding triose-phosphate isomerase has product MSRKPLIAGNWKMNLNHFEAIALVQKIAFALPDKYFDKVDVTVLPPFTNLRSVQTLVDGDKLRLTYGAQDLSPHESGAYTGDISGTFLAKLGCSYVVVGHSERRTYHNEDDALVAAKAAAALKNGLTPIVCVGEHLDIREAGEHVSHCEKQVRESLAGLSADQIGQVVIAYEPVWAIGTGRVASSGDAQEVCGAIRRQLAELASPKIADTVRVLYGGSVNAKNVGEIVAQNDVDGGLVGGASLDGEQFATLAAIAAGGPLP; this is encoded by the coding sequence GTGAGCCGTAAGCCACTGATCGCCGGCAACTGGAAGATGAACCTCAATCACTTCGAGGCCATCGCGCTGGTGCAGAAGATCGCATTCGCGTTGCCGGACAAGTACTTCGACAAGGTCGACGTCACGGTGCTGCCGCCGTTCACCAACCTGCGCAGCGTGCAGACCCTGGTCGACGGCGACAAGCTGCGGTTGACCTACGGCGCCCAGGACCTGTCCCCGCACGAGTCCGGCGCCTACACCGGCGACATCAGCGGCACCTTCCTGGCCAAGCTGGGCTGCAGCTACGTCGTCGTCGGCCACTCGGAACGGCGCACCTACCACAACGAGGACGACGCGCTGGTGGCCGCGAAGGCCGCCGCCGCGCTCAAGAACGGCCTGACGCCGATCGTGTGCGTCGGCGAACACCTCGATATCCGCGAGGCCGGCGAGCATGTCAGCCACTGCGAGAAGCAGGTGCGCGAGTCACTGGCCGGGCTCTCGGCCGACCAGATCGGCCAGGTGGTCATCGCCTACGAGCCGGTCTGGGCGATCGGCACCGGGCGGGTGGCCAGCTCCGGGGATGCCCAGGAGGTCTGCGGGGCGATCCGCCGGCAGCTGGCCGAGCTGGCGTCACCCAAGATCGCGGACACCGTGCGGGTGCTCTACGGGGGCTCGGTGAACGCGAAGAATGTCGGCGAGATCGTCGCGCAGAACGACGTCGACGGCGGGCTGGTCGGGGGAGCGTCGCTGGACGGGGAGCAATTCGCCACCCTGGCGGCCATCGCCGCCGGTGGTCCGCTGCCCTGA
- a CDS encoding ATPase, translated as MTVMADRTVRNGPERNRIKTLTQAALNADKTVEQVEDVLDNLGKTMNELSSSLTRLNGTVERLEGGLDHLEGTLESLDELAKRLIAVVEPVESIVKRIDYIVSVGETVISPLSMTEHAVRGVVDRLRIRPAR; from the coding sequence ATTACCGTCATGGCAGACAGAACGGTGCGCAACGGGCCTGAGCGAAACCGGATCAAAACGCTCACTCAGGCGGCTCTGAACGCCGACAAGACGGTCGAGCAGGTCGAGGACGTCCTCGACAACCTCGGCAAGACCATGAACGAGCTGAGCAGCTCCCTGACCCGGTTGAACGGCACGGTCGAGCGCTTGGAGGGCGGCCTGGACCACCTGGAGGGAACCCTGGAAAGCCTCGACGAGCTCGCCAAACGACTCATCGCGGTGGTCGAGCCGGTGGAGTCGATCGTCAAGCGCATCGACTACATCGTGAGTGTGGGCGAGACGGTCATATCACCGCTGTCGATGACCGAGCACGCGGTACGCGGTGTGGTGGACCGGCTGCGGATCCGTCCGGCGCGGTAG
- the secG gene encoding preprotein translocase subunit SecG: MVLGLQITLVVTSILVVLLVLLHRAKGGGLSTLFGGGVQSSLSGSTVVEKNLDRLTVFVVGIWLVCIIGMALQIKYK; this comes from the coding sequence ATGGTTTTGGGCCTACAGATCACCCTGGTGGTCACCAGCATCCTGGTGGTGCTGCTGGTGCTGCTGCACCGCGCCAAGGGAGGCGGCCTGTCCACGCTGTTCGGTGGTGGTGTGCAGTCCAGCCTGTCCGGGTCCACGGTGGTGGAAAAGAACCTGGACCGGCTGACGGTGTTCGTGGTCGGCATCTGGCTGGTGTGCATCATCGGCATGGCGCTGCAGATCAAATACAAGTGA
- the gap gene encoding type I glyceraldehyde-3-phosphate dehydrogenase produces MTVRVGINGFGRIGRNFYRALLAQQEQGGADIEVVAVNDITDNSTLAHLLKFDSILGRLAHDVSLEGEDTIVVGPAKIKALAVREGPAALPWGDLGVDVVVESTGIFTARAKAQGHLDAGAKKVIISAPASDEDITIVLGVNDDKYDGSQNIISNASCTTNCLGPLAKVINDEFGIVKGLMTTIHAYTQDQNLQDGPHKDLRRARAAGLNIVPTSTGAAKAIGLVLPELKGKLDGYALRVPIPTGSVTDLTAELKKSATADEINAAMKAAAEGPMKGILKYYDAPIVSSDIVTDPHSSIFDSGLTKVIDNQAKVVSWYDNEWGYSNRLVDLVSLVGKSL; encoded by the coding sequence GTGACAGTCCGAGTAGGCATCAACGGCTTCGGTCGAATCGGACGCAATTTCTACCGTGCGTTGTTGGCCCAGCAGGAGCAGGGCGGCGCTGACATCGAAGTGGTGGCGGTCAACGACATCACCGACAACAGCACCCTGGCGCACCTGCTGAAATTCGACTCCATCCTGGGCCGGTTGGCGCACGACGTCAGCCTCGAAGGCGAGGACACCATCGTGGTGGGCCCGGCGAAGATCAAGGCGCTGGCGGTTCGCGAGGGCCCGGCCGCGCTGCCGTGGGGTGATTTGGGCGTCGACGTCGTCGTCGAATCCACGGGCATCTTCACCGCCCGCGCCAAGGCGCAGGGCCACCTGGACGCCGGCGCCAAGAAGGTGATCATCTCCGCGCCCGCCAGCGACGAGGACATCACCATCGTGCTGGGCGTCAACGACGACAAATACGACGGCAGCCAGAACATCATCTCCAACGCGTCGTGCACCACGAACTGCCTCGGTCCGCTGGCCAAGGTCATCAACGACGAGTTCGGCATCGTCAAGGGCCTGATGACCACCATCCACGCCTACACCCAGGACCAGAACCTGCAGGACGGGCCGCACAAGGACCTGCGCCGCGCCCGCGCCGCCGGCCTGAACATCGTGCCGACCTCCACCGGCGCGGCCAAGGCCATCGGCCTGGTGCTGCCCGAGCTGAAGGGCAAGCTCGACGGGTACGCGCTGCGGGTGCCGATCCCCACCGGCTCGGTCACCGACCTGACCGCGGAGCTGAAGAAGTCGGCCACCGCCGACGAGATCAACGCCGCGATGAAGGCCGCGGCCGAGGGGCCGATGAAGGGCATCCTGAAGTACTACGACGCGCCGATCGTGTCGAGTGACATCGTCACCGACCCGCACAGCTCGATCTTCGACTCCGGCCTGACCAAGGTGATCGACAACCAGGCCAAGGTGGTCTCGTGGTACGACAACGAGTGGGGCTACTCCAACCGGCTCGTTGACCTGGTCTCGCTGGTCGGCAAGTCGCTCTAA
- a CDS encoding lysophospholipid acyltransferase family protein yields MGVLRPVLKRYFRSEVHGLETFPPGGALVVGNHSGGMLPMDVPIFTVDFYEKFGYDRPVYTLSHDILFMGVTGGLFRRLGYIRANRENAASALRSGGVVVVFPGGDYDAYRPTMSENVIDFNGRKGYVRTAIEAGVPIVPAVSIGGQQTQLYLTRGTWLAERLGIKRLLRSSILPVSFGFPFGLSAVVPPNVPLPTKIVTQVLEPIDIAAQFGEDPDIDEVDEHVRSVMQEALKDLAAKRRFPILG; encoded by the coding sequence ATGGGGGTGCTGCGCCCGGTATTGAAGAGGTACTTCCGCTCCGAGGTGCACGGACTGGAGACCTTCCCGCCCGGCGGCGCACTGGTGGTCGGCAACCACTCCGGCGGCATGTTACCGATGGACGTCCCGATCTTCACCGTCGACTTCTACGAGAAGTTCGGCTACGACCGCCCGGTCTACACGCTGAGCCACGACATCTTGTTCATGGGCGTCACCGGCGGGCTGTTCCGGCGGCTCGGCTATATCCGGGCCAACCGCGAGAACGCGGCCAGCGCCCTGCGATCCGGTGGCGTGGTGGTGGTGTTTCCCGGCGGTGATTACGACGCGTACCGACCGACGATGTCGGAGAACGTCATCGACTTCAACGGCCGCAAGGGCTATGTCCGCACCGCGATCGAAGCCGGCGTGCCGATCGTTCCCGCGGTGTCCATCGGCGGCCAGCAGACGCAGCTCTATCTGACCCGCGGCACCTGGCTGGCCGAGCGGCTGGGCATCAAGCGCCTGCTGCGCAGCTCGATCCTGCCGGTGTCGTTCGGCTTCCCGTTCGGGTTGAGCGCGGTCGTCCCACCGAATGTGCCGCTACCTACCAAGATCGTCACGCAGGTGCTCGAACCCATCGACATCGCCGCGCAGTTCGGCGAGGACCCCGACATCGACGAGGTCGACGAGCACGTGCGCTCGGTGATGCAAGAAGCCCTCAAAGACCTCGCCGCCAAGCGTCGCTTCCCGATTCTGGGCTGA
- a CDS encoding helix-turn-helix domain-containing protein yields MRETLCEYLSRSRNHVATAYAIQLPPNIIQEAVARAMHLCGQAFGDPDAMFRVQIALEACRWMAPTLLHMAQECA; encoded by the coding sequence TTGCGCGAGACGTTGTGTGAGTATCTGTCCCGAAGTCGCAATCATGTGGCGACGGCCTACGCAATACAGTTGCCTCCCAACATCATTCAGGAGGCCGTCGCGCGGGCCATGCACCTGTGCGGGCAGGCTTTCGGCGACCCCGACGCGATGTTCCGAGTACAGATCGCGCTGGAGGCCTGTCGGTGGATGGCTCCGACGCTGCTGCACATGGCCCAAGAATGTGCTTAG
- the opcA gene encoding glucose-6-phosphate dehydrogenase assembly protein OpcA — translation MIVDLLDTTTTAVNKKLDALREEAGVVMMGRVGTLIIKSDNDTLLEEAIEAANAASHEHPSRVLVVAAGDTDGRDARLDAQVRVGGDAGAGEVVVLRLSGPLSGHSASVVIPFLLPDIPVVVWWPDVAPAVPAQDPLGKLAIRRITDATNTDDPLSVIKSRLPGYTAGDTDLAWARITYWRALLTSAVDQKPHEKIESALVSGLRTEPSLDVLAGWLASRIDGPVRREVGELKVELVRKSETITLSRPQEGTTATLSRTGRPDALVPLARRETRECLAEDMRRLDPDEVYFSALEGIDKVQYA, via the coding sequence ATGATCGTTGATCTGCTCGACACCACCACCACCGCGGTCAACAAGAAGCTGGATGCGCTGCGCGAGGAGGCCGGCGTGGTCATGATGGGCCGCGTCGGTACGCTGATCATCAAGTCGGACAACGACACTCTGCTCGAAGAGGCCATCGAGGCGGCCAACGCCGCCAGCCACGAACACCCGAGCCGGGTCCTGGTCGTGGCGGCCGGCGATACCGACGGTCGCGATGCCCGCCTGGACGCCCAGGTTCGAGTCGGTGGCGACGCCGGCGCCGGAGAGGTCGTGGTGCTCAGGCTGTCCGGCCCGTTGTCGGGTCACTCGGCCAGCGTCGTCATTCCCTTCCTGCTTCCCGACATCCCGGTCGTGGTGTGGTGGCCCGATGTCGCCCCAGCGGTTCCCGCTCAGGATCCATTGGGCAAGTTAGCGATTCGGCGCATCACCGATGCGACCAACACCGACGACCCGCTGTCGGTGATCAAGAGCAGGCTTCCCGGATATACCGCCGGGGACACCGATCTGGCCTGGGCGCGGATCACCTACTGGCGGGCCTTGCTCACCTCCGCGGTCGACCAGAAGCCGCACGAGAAGATCGAATCGGCGCTGGTTTCCGGTCTGCGCACCGAGCCCTCGCTCGACGTACTGGCGGGCTGGTTGGCCAGCCGGATCGACGGGCCGGTGCGCCGGGAGGTCGGCGAACTCAAGGTCGAGTTGGTGCGCAAGAGCGAAACGATCACCCTGAGCAGGCCGCAAGAGGGAACGACGGCCACCCTGAGCCGGACCGGCCGACCGGATGCACTTGTTCCGTTGGCGCGCAGGGAAACCCGTGAATGCCTGGCCGAAGACATGCGTCGCTTGGACCCCGACGAGGTCTACTTCAGCGCGCTCGAAGGAATCGATAAGGTGCAATACGCGTGA
- the pgl gene encoding 6-phosphogluconolactonase, with protein sequence MSTTVEVFPDSATLVEAAGRRLVETIRAAVAARGRAQIVLTGGGNGIGLLKYLRAQADQVDWSKVHLFWGDERYVPLADGERNEKQAREALLDHIDIPSSNVHPMAASDGEFGTDLAAAALAYEQLLAANAEPGEQVPNFDVHLLGMGPEGHINSLFPDTAAVRETARMVVSVDDSPKPPPQRITLTIPAIRRSREVWLMVSGSAKGDAAAAAIGGAQPVDIPAAGAVGLETTLWLLDEDAAAKLPARPGQPD encoded by the coding sequence GTGAGCACAACCGTTGAAGTCTTCCCGGACAGTGCAACCCTGGTCGAGGCCGCGGGCCGCCGGCTGGTCGAGACCATCCGGGCCGCCGTGGCGGCGCGCGGGCGCGCCCAGATCGTGCTGACCGGCGGCGGCAACGGGATCGGCCTGCTGAAGTATCTGCGGGCCCAGGCCGACCAGGTCGACTGGTCGAAGGTTCATCTCTTCTGGGGCGACGAACGCTATGTCCCGTTAGCCGACGGCGAGCGCAACGAGAAGCAGGCCCGCGAGGCCCTGCTCGATCACATCGACATCCCCTCGAGCAACGTGCACCCGATGGCCGCCAGCGACGGCGAATTCGGTACCGACCTCGCCGCCGCGGCACTGGCCTACGAACAACTGCTGGCGGCCAACGCCGAACCCGGCGAGCAGGTACCGAATTTCGACGTCCACCTGCTCGGCATGGGCCCCGAGGGCCACATCAACTCGCTGTTCCCCGACACCGCGGCGGTGCGCGAGACCGCCCGCATGGTGGTGTCGGTCGACGACTCCCCCAAGCCGCCGCCGCAGCGGATCACCCTGACGATCCCGGCGATCCGGCGATCCCGGGAGGTGTGGCTGATGGTCTCCGGCAGCGCCAAGGGCGATGCGGCCGCCGCCGCCATCGGCGGCGCCCAGCCGGTCGACATACCGGCCGCGGGTGCGGTCGGGCTCGAGACGACGCTCTGGCTGCTCGACGAGGACGCCGCCGCCAAACTGCCCGCCCGGCCCGGGCAGCCGGACTAG
- a CDS encoding phosphoglycerate kinase, which translates to MGVPNLEDLLSEGVSGRAVLVRSDLNVPLNDAGEITDQGRITASVPTLKALLDGGAKVVVTAHLGRPKDGPDPKLSLAPVAAALGEQLGRHVQLAGDVVGTDALARAEGLTDGDILLLENIRFDPRETSKDDGERLALAKKLAELVWPGGAFVSDGFGVVHRKQASVYDIATLLPHYAGTLVADEIEVLERLCSSTKRPYAVVLGGSKVSDKLGVIESLATKADSIVIGGGMCFTFLAAQGYSVGKSLLEGDMVQTCRNLLDTYVDVLRLPGDIVVTEKFGADSPPQFVAANAIPDDLMGLDIGPGSVKRFAALLSNAATVFWNGPMGVFEFPAYAAGTRGVAEAIVAATAKGAFSVVGGGDSAAAVRALGIPEGDFSHISTGGGASLEYLEGKQLPGIEVLGSAQPSGGDS; encoded by the coding sequence GTGGGCGTCCCAAACCTCGAAGATCTGCTGTCCGAGGGTGTTTCGGGTCGCGCCGTGCTGGTGCGCTCCGATCTCAACGTCCCGCTCAACGACGCCGGCGAGATCACCGACCAGGGCCGGATCACGGCGTCGGTCCCGACGCTGAAGGCGTTGCTGGATGGCGGCGCCAAGGTGGTGGTGACCGCGCACCTGGGTCGCCCCAAGGACGGCCCCGACCCGAAGCTGTCGCTGGCGCCGGTCGCCGCGGCGCTGGGTGAGCAATTGGGCCGGCACGTGCAGCTGGCCGGTGATGTCGTCGGGACCGACGCGCTGGCCCGCGCCGAGGGTCTGACCGACGGCGACATCCTGTTGCTGGAGAACATCCGCTTCGACCCGCGAGAGACCAGCAAGGACGACGGCGAGCGGTTGGCGCTGGCCAAGAAACTGGCCGAATTGGTTTGGCCGGGAGGCGCTTTCGTCTCCGACGGCTTCGGTGTGGTGCACCGCAAGCAGGCCTCGGTGTACGACATCGCCACGCTGCTGCCGCACTACGCCGGCACGCTGGTGGCCGACGAGATCGAGGTGCTCGAGCGGCTGTGCAGCTCGACCAAGCGTCCCTACGCGGTGGTGCTCGGCGGGTCGAAGGTGTCCGACAAGCTCGGCGTCATCGAGTCGCTGGCGACCAAGGCCGACAGCATCGTGATCGGTGGCGGAATGTGCTTCACTTTCCTTGCCGCACAGGGTTATTCAGTCGGTAAGTCGCTGCTCGAAGGGGACATGGTCCAGACCTGCCGCAACCTGCTGGACACCTACGTCGACGTGTTGCGACTGCCCGGCGACATCGTGGTGACCGAGAAGTTCGGCGCCGACTCGCCACCACAGTTCGTGGCCGCCAACGCGATTCCGGACGACCTGATGGGTCTGGACATCGGCCCGGGTTCGGTCAAGCGGTTCGCCGCGTTGCTGTCCAACGCCGCGACGGTGTTCTGGAACGGCCCGATGGGCGTCTTCGAGTTCCCGGCCTATGCGGCCGGCACGCGCGGTGTCGCCGAGGCGATCGTCGCGGCGACCGCGAAGGGCGCCTTCAGCGTGGTGGGCGGTGGTGATTCCGCGGCCGCCGTGCGTGCGCTCGGGATCCCCGAGGGTGACTTCTCGCACATCTCAACCGGCGGTGGCGCATCGCTGGAATATCTGGAGGGCAAGCAGCTGCCCGGCATCGAAGTGTTGGGTAGTGCCCAGCCGAGCGGAGGGGACTCGTGA